From a region of the Parus major isolate Abel chromosome 6, Parus_major1.1, whole genome shotgun sequence genome:
- the SHLD2 gene encoding shieldin complex subunit 2 isoform X1 — translation MSKRSQIHIFVGAPSIPSLLEGLEQSSSAPAGEKWRELHCLCDTRGFVSAKVQAAAAPSVPQAESSTLTGVPASGDSAQQGRFMPKEGKDLTSPAPMAVTCTSTFKKSTSLTCSDCQVSKDRCTPAGVSQAAGEHLPQSCAESPGQGKPSRACCPDLTERKASPLEVNCSDVPALVASTEQVSIHLQSLGLQAGHRSEHHERPSQYIDMCFQGSLESKPKEQNDCADSAVSADTEFRSVVTLSQVAVFAQNEMQERIVKLSEIEAGKKAERQYNHFQCDSGFGTCTTNVTENEYKEEDASSLELFSSEDDGENVWIKATKQEESAQENAEKFQELNVPAEQFVNEIHIEPLSSGILCSQGNCSQKNSSKRPHKYEDSFHLFHSTFKRQVKSKRAKLNSSPPGSGMRVDPDRMTEFKKLQKKLSLLKNCCIKNQKYNILVTVVHPCHIKEIQMKTKPKSSCKVPVATVVVTDQSETEKKVVLWRGAAFWSLTVFPGDIILLTDVIMYENHWCGEVMLQSTFTSQLLNLGNCSALNPEEFYPLVDGGVLLGLLAYISSEFPHFRDIPQRQVQRLDDVQYVQLDQLQPNTLVHSVLKIISISVLTESVYSYRGGSQRKVILTVEQNRDQPYRMVLWGAGAAWCPQLQRKKDHIWDFKYLLVQHSSVSGDLELHTTPWSSYECLFDDDKRAVEFKEKFQKSQTSLMELTKLSAHLEEKCSGVIQVKAHILELQFTISTGQYKQLIFSADTSLECVLASLPMITYTGCAKCGLELQADENMIYKQCIRCLPYSKVKTFYRPALMTVEDEGYEIYVHVVSELLEKIFLNIPADWLKRSVVPSSDITYSTIVADLCHSLLADTEASYLLEIRSHFVLDDNSYPLQKDFHLLNFHPDL, via the exons ATGTCCAAAAGATCTCAGATTCATATTTTTGTGGGAGCACCCAGTATTCCGAGCCTGCTGGAGGGGTTAGAGCAGAGCAGTTCAGCCCCTGCTGGTGAGAAATGGCGAGAACTGCACTGTTTGTGTGATACACGTGGGTTTGTTTCTGCAAAggtccaggctgctgctgccccctCGGTGCCCCAGGCAGAGAGCTCCACACTCACAGGAGTCCCTGCAAGTGGGGACAGCGCTCAGCAGGGCAGGTTCATgccaaaagaaggaaaggatttGACATCTCCTGCCCCTATGGCAGTAACTTGTACCAGCACATTTAAAAAGAGCACAAGTTTAACTTGCTCTGATTGTCAAGTATCCAAAGATAGATGCACACCTGCAGGTGTAAGtcaggctgcaggggagcacctgccccagagctgtgcagaatCACCTGGGCAAGGGAAGCCATCACGTGCCTGCTGCCCAGACCTCACTGAGAGAAAAGCCAGTCCTTTGGAAGTTAACTGCTCTGATGTTCCTGCTTTGGTTGCCAGTACTGAGCAGGTCAGCATCCATCTACAGTCCTTGGGACTTCAGGCAGGTCACAGAAGTGAGCATCATGAACGTCCAAGTCAATATATAGATATGTGTTTCCAAGGAAGTCTGGAGTCCAAACCAAAAGAACAGAATGACTGTGCAGACTCTGCAGTGTCAGCAGACACTGAATTTCGTAGTGTAGTGACTTTGAGTCAGGTGGCTGTTTTTGCACAGAATGAAATGCAGGAAAGAATTGTAAAACTGTCAGAAATAGAAGCAGGTAAAAAAGCTGAACGACAGTATAATCACTTCCAATGTGATTCTGGTTTTGGAACATGTACTACTAATGTGACCGAAAATGAATATAAGGAGGAGGATGCAAGTTCTCTTGAACTTTTCAGTTCCGAGGATGATGGGGAAAATGTTTGGATTAAAGCTacaaaacaggaagaaagtgctcaggaaaatgcagaaaagttTCAAGAACTTAATGTTCCTGCTGAGCAATTTGTAAATGAAATCCATATTGAGCCATTGAGTTCTGGAATACTGTGCTCTCAAGGGAACTGTTCTCAAAAGAACTCCTCTAAAAGACCCCACAAGTATGAAGAttcctttcatctttttcaCTCCACATTTAAAAGACAGGTGAAATCCAAGAGAGCTAAACTGAATTCTTCTCCACCTGGTTCTGGGATGAGAGTGGATCCAGACAGGatgacagagttcaagaaacTCCAGAAGAAACTATCACTACTTAAGAATTGCTGCATCAAAAATCAAAAGTACAATATTTTGGTCACAGTTGTACATCCTTGTCATATCAAAGAAATACAGATGAAGACTAAACCAAAATCTTCGTGTAAGGTTCCTGTAGCAACAGTTGTTGTTACTGACCAGtcagaaactgagaaaaaggtGGTGCTGTGGCGTGGTGCTGCATTTTGGTCCCTCACTGTGTTTCCTGGGGATATCATACTGCTTACAG ATGTAATAATGTATGAGAATCATTGGTGCGGAGAGGTCATGCTTCAGTCTACATTTACCAGTCAGTTACTGAATCTGGGGAACTGCTCAGCTCTCAATCCAGAAGAAT TTTATCCTCTAGTGGATGGTGGTGTTCTCCTTGGCTTATTGGCATACATCTCATCAGAATTTCCACACTTCAGAGACATTCCACAACGACAAGTTCAGAGACTGGATGATGTTCAGTATGTGCAGCTAGATCAGCTCCAGCCAAATACTTTGGTGCACTCAGTCCTGAAAATTATCAGTATTTCTGTGTTAACAG AGTCTGTGTACAGCTACAGAGGTGGCAGCCAAAGAAAAGTTATTCTAACAGTAGAACAGAACAGAGATCAGCCCTATAGGATGGttctgtggggagcaggggctgcctggTGCCCCCagcttcagaggaaaaaag ACCACATATGGGACTTCAAATACCTTCTGGTCCAACATAGTTCTGTCTCAGGTGACTTGGAACTGCACACAACTCCCTGGTCATCCTATGAGTGCTTGTTTGATGATGACAAAAGGGCAGTTGAGTTTAAGGAAAAGTTTCAGAAAAGTCAAACATCCCTCATGGAGTTGACAAAGCTCTCGGCACacctggaagaaaaatgctcAG GAGTGATTCAAGTGAAAGCCCATATCTTGGAACTGCAATTTACTATTTCCACTGGTCAGTACAAGCAACTCATCTTCTCTGCTGACACTTCACTGGAATGTGTTTTGGCTTCTCTGCCTATGATTACATATACAGGTTGTGCCAAATGTGGTTTGGAGCTACAGGCAGATGAGAACATGATCTACAAGCAGTGTATTAGATGTTTGCCATACAGCAAAGTAAAAACATTCTACAG ACCTGCTTTGATGACAGTAGAAGATGAAGGATATGAAATTTATGTTCATGTGGTGTCTGAGTTACTGGAAAAAATCTTCCTCAATATTCCTGCAGACTGGCTGAAGAGATCAGTAG tgCCCTCTTCAGATATAACTTACAGCACAATAGTAGCAGATCTGTGTCATTCACTGCTGGCAGATACAGAAGCATCCTATTTGCTGGAAATCAGAAGCCACTTTGTGCTAGATGACAACAGCTATCCTTTACAAAAAGATTTCCATCTGCTTAATTTTCATCCTGATCTTTGA
- the SHLD2 gene encoding shieldin complex subunit 2 isoform X4, with the protein MSKRSQIHIFVGAPSIPSLLEGLEQSSSAPAGEKWRELHCLCDTRGFVSAKVQAAAAPSVPQAESSTLTGVPASGDSAQQGRFMPKEGKDLTSPAPMAVTCTSTFKKSTSLTCSDCQVSKDRCTPAGVSQAAGEHLPQSCAESPGQGKPSRACCPDLTERKASPLEVNCSDVPALVASTEQVSIHLQSLGLQAGHRSEHHERPSQYIDMCFQGSLESKPKEQNDCADSAVSADTEFRSVVTLSQVAVFAQNEMQERIVKLSEIEAGKKAERQYNHFQCDSGFGTCTTNVTENEYKEEDASSLELFSSEDDGENVWIKATKQEESAQENAEKFQELNVPAEQFVNEIHIEPLSSGILCSQGNCSQKNSSKRPHKYEDSFHLFHSTFKRQVKSKRAKLNSSPPGSGMRVDPDRMTEFKKLQKKLSLLKNCCIKNQKYNILVTVVHPCHIKEIQMKTKPKSSCKVPVATVVVTDQSETEKKVVLWRGAAFWSLTVFPGDIILLTDVIMYENHWCGEVMLQSTFTSQLLNLGNCSALNPEEFYPLVDGGVLLGLLAYISSEFPHFRDIPQRQVQRLDDVQYVQLDQLQPNTLVHSVLKIISISVLTESVYSYRGGSQRKVILTVEQNRDQPYRMVLWGAGAAWCPQLQRKKDHIWDFKYLLVQHSSVSGDLELHTTPWSSYECLFDDDKRAVEFKEKFQKSQTSLMELTKLSAHLEEKCSGVIQVKAHILELQFTISTDLL; encoded by the exons ATGTCCAAAAGATCTCAGATTCATATTTTTGTGGGAGCACCCAGTATTCCGAGCCTGCTGGAGGGGTTAGAGCAGAGCAGTTCAGCCCCTGCTGGTGAGAAATGGCGAGAACTGCACTGTTTGTGTGATACACGTGGGTTTGTTTCTGCAAAggtccaggctgctgctgccccctCGGTGCCCCAGGCAGAGAGCTCCACACTCACAGGAGTCCCTGCAAGTGGGGACAGCGCTCAGCAGGGCAGGTTCATgccaaaagaaggaaaggatttGACATCTCCTGCCCCTATGGCAGTAACTTGTACCAGCACATTTAAAAAGAGCACAAGTTTAACTTGCTCTGATTGTCAAGTATCCAAAGATAGATGCACACCTGCAGGTGTAAGtcaggctgcaggggagcacctgccccagagctgtgcagaatCACCTGGGCAAGGGAAGCCATCACGTGCCTGCTGCCCAGACCTCACTGAGAGAAAAGCCAGTCCTTTGGAAGTTAACTGCTCTGATGTTCCTGCTTTGGTTGCCAGTACTGAGCAGGTCAGCATCCATCTACAGTCCTTGGGACTTCAGGCAGGTCACAGAAGTGAGCATCATGAACGTCCAAGTCAATATATAGATATGTGTTTCCAAGGAAGTCTGGAGTCCAAACCAAAAGAACAGAATGACTGTGCAGACTCTGCAGTGTCAGCAGACACTGAATTTCGTAGTGTAGTGACTTTGAGTCAGGTGGCTGTTTTTGCACAGAATGAAATGCAGGAAAGAATTGTAAAACTGTCAGAAATAGAAGCAGGTAAAAAAGCTGAACGACAGTATAATCACTTCCAATGTGATTCTGGTTTTGGAACATGTACTACTAATGTGACCGAAAATGAATATAAGGAGGAGGATGCAAGTTCTCTTGAACTTTTCAGTTCCGAGGATGATGGGGAAAATGTTTGGATTAAAGCTacaaaacaggaagaaagtgctcaggaaaatgcagaaaagttTCAAGAACTTAATGTTCCTGCTGAGCAATTTGTAAATGAAATCCATATTGAGCCATTGAGTTCTGGAATACTGTGCTCTCAAGGGAACTGTTCTCAAAAGAACTCCTCTAAAAGACCCCACAAGTATGAAGAttcctttcatctttttcaCTCCACATTTAAAAGACAGGTGAAATCCAAGAGAGCTAAACTGAATTCTTCTCCACCTGGTTCTGGGATGAGAGTGGATCCAGACAGGatgacagagttcaagaaacTCCAGAAGAAACTATCACTACTTAAGAATTGCTGCATCAAAAATCAAAAGTACAATATTTTGGTCACAGTTGTACATCCTTGTCATATCAAAGAAATACAGATGAAGACTAAACCAAAATCTTCGTGTAAGGTTCCTGTAGCAACAGTTGTTGTTACTGACCAGtcagaaactgagaaaaaggtGGTGCTGTGGCGTGGTGCTGCATTTTGGTCCCTCACTGTGTTTCCTGGGGATATCATACTGCTTACAG ATGTAATAATGTATGAGAATCATTGGTGCGGAGAGGTCATGCTTCAGTCTACATTTACCAGTCAGTTACTGAATCTGGGGAACTGCTCAGCTCTCAATCCAGAAGAAT TTTATCCTCTAGTGGATGGTGGTGTTCTCCTTGGCTTATTGGCATACATCTCATCAGAATTTCCACACTTCAGAGACATTCCACAACGACAAGTTCAGAGACTGGATGATGTTCAGTATGTGCAGCTAGATCAGCTCCAGCCAAATACTTTGGTGCACTCAGTCCTGAAAATTATCAGTATTTCTGTGTTAACAG AGTCTGTGTACAGCTACAGAGGTGGCAGCCAAAGAAAAGTTATTCTAACAGTAGAACAGAACAGAGATCAGCCCTATAGGATGGttctgtggggagcaggggctgcctggTGCCCCCagcttcagaggaaaaaag ACCACATATGGGACTTCAAATACCTTCTGGTCCAACATAGTTCTGTCTCAGGTGACTTGGAACTGCACACAACTCCCTGGTCATCCTATGAGTGCTTGTTTGATGATGACAAAAGGGCAGTTGAGTTTAAGGAAAAGTTTCAGAAAAGTCAAACATCCCTCATGGAGTTGACAAAGCTCTCGGCACacctggaagaaaaatgctcAG GAGTGATTCAAGTGAAAGCCCATATCTTGGAACTGCAATTTACTATTTCCACTG ACCTGCTTTGA
- the SHLD2 gene encoding shieldin complex subunit 2 isoform X2: MSKRSQIHIFVGAPSIPSLLEGLEQSSSAPAGEKWRELHCLCDTRGFVSAKVQAAAAPSVPQAESSTLTGVPASGDSAQQGRFMPKEGKDLTSPAPMAVTCTSTFKKSTSLTCSDCQVSKDRCTPAGVSQAAGEHLPQSCAESPGQGKPSRACCPDLTERKASPLEVNCSDVPALVASTEQVSIHLQSLGLQAGHRSEHHERPSQYIDMCFQGSLESKPKEQNDCADSAVSADTEFRSVVTLSQVAVFAQNEMQERIVKLSEIEAGKKAERQYNHFQCDSGFGTCTTNVTENEYKEEDASSLELFSSEDDGENVWIKATKQEESAQENAEKFQELNVPAEQFVNEIHIEPLSSGILCSQGNCSQKNSSKRPHKYEDSFHLFHSTFKRQVKSKRAKLNSSPPGSGMRVDPDRMTEFKKLQKKLSLLKNCCIKNQKYNILVTVVHPCHIKEIQMKTKPKSSCKVPVATVVVTDQSETEKKVVLWRGAAFWSLTVFPGDIILLTDVIMYENHWCGEVMLQSTFTSQLLNLGNCSALNPEEFYPLVDGGVLLGLLAYISSEFPHFRDIPQRQVQRLDDVQYVQLDQLQPNTLVHSVLKIISISVLTESVYSYRGGSQRKVILTVEQNRDQPYRMVLWGAGAAWCPQLQRKKDHIWDFKYLLVQHSSVSGDLELHTTPWSSYECLFDDDKRAVEFKEKFQKSQTSLMELTKLSAHLEEKCSGVIQVKAHILELQFTISTGQYKQLIFSADTSLECVLASLPMITYTGCAKCGLELQADENMIYKQCIRCLPYSKVKTFYRPALMTVEDEGYEIYVHVVSELLEKIFLNIPADWLKRSCPLQI; this comes from the exons ATGTCCAAAAGATCTCAGATTCATATTTTTGTGGGAGCACCCAGTATTCCGAGCCTGCTGGAGGGGTTAGAGCAGAGCAGTTCAGCCCCTGCTGGTGAGAAATGGCGAGAACTGCACTGTTTGTGTGATACACGTGGGTTTGTTTCTGCAAAggtccaggctgctgctgccccctCGGTGCCCCAGGCAGAGAGCTCCACACTCACAGGAGTCCCTGCAAGTGGGGACAGCGCTCAGCAGGGCAGGTTCATgccaaaagaaggaaaggatttGACATCTCCTGCCCCTATGGCAGTAACTTGTACCAGCACATTTAAAAAGAGCACAAGTTTAACTTGCTCTGATTGTCAAGTATCCAAAGATAGATGCACACCTGCAGGTGTAAGtcaggctgcaggggagcacctgccccagagctgtgcagaatCACCTGGGCAAGGGAAGCCATCACGTGCCTGCTGCCCAGACCTCACTGAGAGAAAAGCCAGTCCTTTGGAAGTTAACTGCTCTGATGTTCCTGCTTTGGTTGCCAGTACTGAGCAGGTCAGCATCCATCTACAGTCCTTGGGACTTCAGGCAGGTCACAGAAGTGAGCATCATGAACGTCCAAGTCAATATATAGATATGTGTTTCCAAGGAAGTCTGGAGTCCAAACCAAAAGAACAGAATGACTGTGCAGACTCTGCAGTGTCAGCAGACACTGAATTTCGTAGTGTAGTGACTTTGAGTCAGGTGGCTGTTTTTGCACAGAATGAAATGCAGGAAAGAATTGTAAAACTGTCAGAAATAGAAGCAGGTAAAAAAGCTGAACGACAGTATAATCACTTCCAATGTGATTCTGGTTTTGGAACATGTACTACTAATGTGACCGAAAATGAATATAAGGAGGAGGATGCAAGTTCTCTTGAACTTTTCAGTTCCGAGGATGATGGGGAAAATGTTTGGATTAAAGCTacaaaacaggaagaaagtgctcaggaaaatgcagaaaagttTCAAGAACTTAATGTTCCTGCTGAGCAATTTGTAAATGAAATCCATATTGAGCCATTGAGTTCTGGAATACTGTGCTCTCAAGGGAACTGTTCTCAAAAGAACTCCTCTAAAAGACCCCACAAGTATGAAGAttcctttcatctttttcaCTCCACATTTAAAAGACAGGTGAAATCCAAGAGAGCTAAACTGAATTCTTCTCCACCTGGTTCTGGGATGAGAGTGGATCCAGACAGGatgacagagttcaagaaacTCCAGAAGAAACTATCACTACTTAAGAATTGCTGCATCAAAAATCAAAAGTACAATATTTTGGTCACAGTTGTACATCCTTGTCATATCAAAGAAATACAGATGAAGACTAAACCAAAATCTTCGTGTAAGGTTCCTGTAGCAACAGTTGTTGTTACTGACCAGtcagaaactgagaaaaaggtGGTGCTGTGGCGTGGTGCTGCATTTTGGTCCCTCACTGTGTTTCCTGGGGATATCATACTGCTTACAG ATGTAATAATGTATGAGAATCATTGGTGCGGAGAGGTCATGCTTCAGTCTACATTTACCAGTCAGTTACTGAATCTGGGGAACTGCTCAGCTCTCAATCCAGAAGAAT TTTATCCTCTAGTGGATGGTGGTGTTCTCCTTGGCTTATTGGCATACATCTCATCAGAATTTCCACACTTCAGAGACATTCCACAACGACAAGTTCAGAGACTGGATGATGTTCAGTATGTGCAGCTAGATCAGCTCCAGCCAAATACTTTGGTGCACTCAGTCCTGAAAATTATCAGTATTTCTGTGTTAACAG AGTCTGTGTACAGCTACAGAGGTGGCAGCCAAAGAAAAGTTATTCTAACAGTAGAACAGAACAGAGATCAGCCCTATAGGATGGttctgtggggagcaggggctgcctggTGCCCCCagcttcagaggaaaaaag ACCACATATGGGACTTCAAATACCTTCTGGTCCAACATAGTTCTGTCTCAGGTGACTTGGAACTGCACACAACTCCCTGGTCATCCTATGAGTGCTTGTTTGATGATGACAAAAGGGCAGTTGAGTTTAAGGAAAAGTTTCAGAAAAGTCAAACATCCCTCATGGAGTTGACAAAGCTCTCGGCACacctggaagaaaaatgctcAG GAGTGATTCAAGTGAAAGCCCATATCTTGGAACTGCAATTTACTATTTCCACTGGTCAGTACAAGCAACTCATCTTCTCTGCTGACACTTCACTGGAATGTGTTTTGGCTTCTCTGCCTATGATTACATATACAGGTTGTGCCAAATGTGGTTTGGAGCTACAGGCAGATGAGAACATGATCTACAAGCAGTGTATTAGATGTTTGCCATACAGCAAAGTAAAAACATTCTACAG ACCTGCTTTGATGACAGTAGAAGATGAAGGATATGAAATTTATGTTCATGTGGTGTCTGAGTTACTGGAAAAAATCTTCCTCAATATTCCTGCAGACTGGCTGAAGAGATCA tgCCCTCTTCAGATATAA
- the SHLD2 gene encoding shieldin complex subunit 2 isoform X3 gives MPKEGKDLTSPAPMAVTCTSTFKKSTSLTCSDCQVSKDRCTPAGVSQAAGEHLPQSCAESPGQGKPSRACCPDLTERKASPLEVNCSDVPALVASTEQVSIHLQSLGLQAGHRSEHHERPSQYIDMCFQGSLESKPKEQNDCADSAVSADTEFRSVVTLSQVAVFAQNEMQERIVKLSEIEAGKKAERQYNHFQCDSGFGTCTTNVTENEYKEEDASSLELFSSEDDGENVWIKATKQEESAQENAEKFQELNVPAEQFVNEIHIEPLSSGILCSQGNCSQKNSSKRPHKYEDSFHLFHSTFKRQVKSKRAKLNSSPPGSGMRVDPDRMTEFKKLQKKLSLLKNCCIKNQKYNILVTVVHPCHIKEIQMKTKPKSSCKVPVATVVVTDQSETEKKVVLWRGAAFWSLTVFPGDIILLTDVIMYENHWCGEVMLQSTFTSQLLNLGNCSALNPEEFYPLVDGGVLLGLLAYISSEFPHFRDIPQRQVQRLDDVQYVQLDQLQPNTLVHSVLKIISISVLTESVYSYRGGSQRKVILTVEQNRDQPYRMVLWGAGAAWCPQLQRKKDHIWDFKYLLVQHSSVSGDLELHTTPWSSYECLFDDDKRAVEFKEKFQKSQTSLMELTKLSAHLEEKCSGVIQVKAHILELQFTISTGQYKQLIFSADTSLECVLASLPMITYTGCAKCGLELQADENMIYKQCIRCLPYSKVKTFYRPALMTVEDEGYEIYVHVVSELLEKIFLNIPADWLKRSVVPSSDITYSTIVADLCHSLLADTEASYLLEIRSHFVLDDNSYPLQKDFHLLNFHPDL, from the exons ATgccaaaagaaggaaaggatttGACATCTCCTGCCCCTATGGCAGTAACTTGTACCAGCACATTTAAAAAGAGCACAAGTTTAACTTGCTCTGATTGTCAAGTATCCAAAGATAGATGCACACCTGCAGGTGTAAGtcaggctgcaggggagcacctgccccagagctgtgcagaatCACCTGGGCAAGGGAAGCCATCACGTGCCTGCTGCCCAGACCTCACTGAGAGAAAAGCCAGTCCTTTGGAAGTTAACTGCTCTGATGTTCCTGCTTTGGTTGCCAGTACTGAGCAGGTCAGCATCCATCTACAGTCCTTGGGACTTCAGGCAGGTCACAGAAGTGAGCATCATGAACGTCCAAGTCAATATATAGATATGTGTTTCCAAGGAAGTCTGGAGTCCAAACCAAAAGAACAGAATGACTGTGCAGACTCTGCAGTGTCAGCAGACACTGAATTTCGTAGTGTAGTGACTTTGAGTCAGGTGGCTGTTTTTGCACAGAATGAAATGCAGGAAAGAATTGTAAAACTGTCAGAAATAGAAGCAGGTAAAAAAGCTGAACGACAGTATAATCACTTCCAATGTGATTCTGGTTTTGGAACATGTACTACTAATGTGACCGAAAATGAATATAAGGAGGAGGATGCAAGTTCTCTTGAACTTTTCAGTTCCGAGGATGATGGGGAAAATGTTTGGATTAAAGCTacaaaacaggaagaaagtgctcaggaaaatgcagaaaagttTCAAGAACTTAATGTTCCTGCTGAGCAATTTGTAAATGAAATCCATATTGAGCCATTGAGTTCTGGAATACTGTGCTCTCAAGGGAACTGTTCTCAAAAGAACTCCTCTAAAAGACCCCACAAGTATGAAGAttcctttcatctttttcaCTCCACATTTAAAAGACAGGTGAAATCCAAGAGAGCTAAACTGAATTCTTCTCCACCTGGTTCTGGGATGAGAGTGGATCCAGACAGGatgacagagttcaagaaacTCCAGAAGAAACTATCACTACTTAAGAATTGCTGCATCAAAAATCAAAAGTACAATATTTTGGTCACAGTTGTACATCCTTGTCATATCAAAGAAATACAGATGAAGACTAAACCAAAATCTTCGTGTAAGGTTCCTGTAGCAACAGTTGTTGTTACTGACCAGtcagaaactgagaaaaaggtGGTGCTGTGGCGTGGTGCTGCATTTTGGTCCCTCACTGTGTTTCCTGGGGATATCATACTGCTTACAG ATGTAATAATGTATGAGAATCATTGGTGCGGAGAGGTCATGCTTCAGTCTACATTTACCAGTCAGTTACTGAATCTGGGGAACTGCTCAGCTCTCAATCCAGAAGAAT TTTATCCTCTAGTGGATGGTGGTGTTCTCCTTGGCTTATTGGCATACATCTCATCAGAATTTCCACACTTCAGAGACATTCCACAACGACAAGTTCAGAGACTGGATGATGTTCAGTATGTGCAGCTAGATCAGCTCCAGCCAAATACTTTGGTGCACTCAGTCCTGAAAATTATCAGTATTTCTGTGTTAACAG AGTCTGTGTACAGCTACAGAGGTGGCAGCCAAAGAAAAGTTATTCTAACAGTAGAACAGAACAGAGATCAGCCCTATAGGATGGttctgtggggagcaggggctgcctggTGCCCCCagcttcagaggaaaaaag ACCACATATGGGACTTCAAATACCTTCTGGTCCAACATAGTTCTGTCTCAGGTGACTTGGAACTGCACACAACTCCCTGGTCATCCTATGAGTGCTTGTTTGATGATGACAAAAGGGCAGTTGAGTTTAAGGAAAAGTTTCAGAAAAGTCAAACATCCCTCATGGAGTTGACAAAGCTCTCGGCACacctggaagaaaaatgctcAG GAGTGATTCAAGTGAAAGCCCATATCTTGGAACTGCAATTTACTATTTCCACTGGTCAGTACAAGCAACTCATCTTCTCTGCTGACACTTCACTGGAATGTGTTTTGGCTTCTCTGCCTATGATTACATATACAGGTTGTGCCAAATGTGGTTTGGAGCTACAGGCAGATGAGAACATGATCTACAAGCAGTGTATTAGATGTTTGCCATACAGCAAAGTAAAAACATTCTACAG ACCTGCTTTGATGACAGTAGAAGATGAAGGATATGAAATTTATGTTCATGTGGTGTCTGAGTTACTGGAAAAAATCTTCCTCAATATTCCTGCAGACTGGCTGAAGAGATCAGTAG tgCCCTCTTCAGATATAACTTACAGCACAATAGTAGCAGATCTGTGTCATTCACTGCTGGCAGATACAGAAGCATCCTATTTGCTGGAAATCAGAAGCCACTTTGTGCTAGATGACAACAGCTATCCTTTACAAAAAGATTTCCATCTGCTTAATTTTCATCCTGATCTTTGA